Proteins encoded in a region of the Bubalus bubalis isolate 160015118507 breed Murrah chromosome 9, NDDB_SH_1, whole genome shotgun sequence genome:
- the PFN3 gene encoding profilin-3 → MGDWKGYISAVLRDQRIDDVAIVGHSDNRCVWASRPGGLLAAISPQEVGVLTGPDRSTFLQAGLCVAGRRCCVIRDHLLAEGDGVLDARTKGLDGRAICVGHTPRALLVLMGRRGVHGGILNKTMHELIHGLRSQGT, encoded by the coding sequence ATGGGTGACTGGAAAGGTTACATCAGTGCAGTGCTTCGGGACCAGCGCATCGACGACGTGGCCATCGTGGGCCACTCGGACAATCGCTGCGTGTGGGCCTCGAGGCCTGGGGGCCTGCTGGCGGCCATCTCACCGCAGGAGGTGGGTGTGCTCACCGGGCCAGACCGGAGCACCTTCCTGCAGGCCGGGCTGTGCGTGGCAGGCCGCCGTTGCTGCGTCATCCGAGACCACCTGCTGGCTGAGGGTGATGGAGTGCTGGACGCGCGCACCAAGGGTCTGGATGGGCGCGCCATCTGCGTGGGCCACACGCCTCGGGCGCTCCTCGTGCTCATGGGCCGGCGGGGCGTGCATGGGGGCATTCTCAACAAGACGATGCACGAGCTGATCCATGGGCTGCGCTCGCAGGGCACCTAG